A segment of the bacterium genome:
GGCGTTGTTCACCAGCACGCGGATGCCGAGCCCGAGGCGGGCCAGCTCGGCGACGAGGGCTTCCACGGCGCCCGGCGCGGTGAGGTCGAGGGGGATGACGTGGACGGAGACCTCGTGGTCGCGGCGCAGGGTCTCGGCGAGGGCCGTCAGGCGGGCCGCCCGGCGCGCGACCAGCACGAGGGGATGGCCGCCGGCGGCGAAGAGGCGGGCCAGCTCGAGCCCGATACCGGAGCTGGCTCCCGTCACCAGGATGTGGTGCAGGTGCGGGGAAGCGGCGGCGGCGGGGGCAGGGTCCGACAAGAGTTCACCGCTCCCGGGCGAGGGTCCTAGGTCGCCTTCCGATGCACGGGGTCGGCCCCGATCCGCGCCGAGAAGGCCAGAGCCGCCGAGTTGATGCAGTATCGCAGTCCCCGGGGCCCGGGTCCATCGCCGAACACGTGGCCGAGATGGCCCTCGCAGCGGCGGCAGCGGACCTCGGTGCGCACGGTGCCGTAGCTGATGGCCTTGAGCTCGGTGACCGCATCGGGGGCGAGGGGCGCCGTGAAGGCGGGCCAGCCGTGGCCGGAGTCGTACTTGTCGGCGCTGTCGAAGAGGCCCTGTCCGCAGGCGACGCAGTGGTAGGCGCCGTCCTCGCGGTGGTCCCAGAAACGGCCGGTGAAGGGGCGCTCGGTGCGGCCCCGGCGCACGACGTCGTACTGCTCGTCCGAGAGCAGGTGGCGCCATTCGTCGTCGGGGCGGGTGGCTGTCTGCTTCGCCCGCACGGGTTCCGCGGTGGTCGGGGTGTCGGGTTCGCCGGCCAGCAGGGCGCGCAGCAGGCCGAAGGGCGCGCGCGGGGACCGGCGCACGCGGCGCCGCGGGGCGCGGGGCGTCCAGAGGTTCAGTCCCAGGGCCGCCAG
Coding sequences within it:
- the msrB gene encoding peptide-methionine (R)-S-oxide reductase MsrB, which produces MRAKQTATRPDDEWRHLLSDEQYDVVRRGRTERPFTGRFWDHREDGAYHCVACGQGLFDSADKYDSGHGWPAFTAPLAPDAVTELKAISYGTVRTEVRCRRCEGHLGHVFGDGPGPRGLRYCINSAALAFSARIGADPVHRKAT